Below is a window of Maylandia zebra isolate NMK-2024a linkage group LG19, Mzebra_GT3a, whole genome shotgun sequence DNA.
GTCACTGAGTGATTCCTTCTTATTATCCTTTTGGTTTCTCCTTCTTCAGGAAGATGAAGCTGACCAGTGGTGCAGACCTTTGTGTGCAGACACTACTGAAAGAGGAAGATCTTGGGTAAGTATTGTGTTACAGCTCTTTTCTTACAAAACCTAACCCAATGTAATATCTAAATAATTCATTATGAAGTGTGTCTATTGcgcacatttttgttttttagtaactttttaaaataattttcctTCTTTAACTGTTTCCTATTCACAAGGCCAAAAGACGTGCTGCTCTATGTTAAAATGGGAATACCAGGAGAGAGGTCTTACTACCCTTCAGAGGAACTGGTTTGGAATGCGACCCACGATTCCTCGCCTCGCTCTTTACGCACTTGTCTGGCTGCACGCTATGGCCTCTCTCCAGACTCTCTGCTGTTGGCCAAACACCAGCCAGACAAACACATCTGGGAGGAAATCTCCAACTGGGTACGATTAGATGAGGGAAGGTTCTTGAGTAGGAACCTGGTTGGGGGTGATACTGTATATACTTGCACTCTCTTGCATGCACTATTTTGTGCATGAAATTAGATTTGGCCTTCACTAAGTAGTTTGTCTTTAACTCTTAGACCCAACAGGTctccaaaaagaagaagaagaaaaaaacagaatcacTCCTGGGAACACCGTTCCACCTCAAAGATGGTGACACAATTGGCGTCAAGGTAAATGCCTGTTTAATAAACTCTGTTCTGCTTTGGTTTCAGAGACACTCAGTCTGTTTTCCATACTTTTTTCAGAATCTTTTGATTGACAACAACAGGAACTTTATCACTCTGGAAGACGAGCAGGGCCAGCAGAGGCTCagagaggaggctgaggaacgCAGGAAAGGGTGAGAGCCCTTGGATACATGTAACAGCAGGGAAAATGCTTCTTATTTAATGAGAAATTAATATTAGTGTTTTCACTCAGTCATTTTACAGCAATGATGCAATCCATAAAGACTGTGTCCATTGGTGtttgttatgttttatgttttttgtgacTCTTGCTTACTTTCAGAGGGCAGGCTGCAGGCGCTGGTGAATCACTTAAGAAAGCTGGACAGACCAAATCCAGGAAACCAGAGGTGGCACTCTCAatcagtgttggggaattcAGATAGCGTCCTTCTTCCATTTGTATAGATCACAATGAACTGTGATACTACATGCACACACTGTGAGATGCCACATTGCAATTCGGACATCTGACATCAGTCTTGTGCAATTTGTTTTTCGAGTACTGTTTGCATACTGACTTTCTCCACAAATCTCTTAAATCAAACCCTAAACCGCTTCCTACTTCTCAACTTTCTGACGGACAAAGAGAaggaatttatttttggcacttTGATTTGCTGTTTTGTTATAACTGACTTTGATTTGCATCGTTCCTATGCAACATTTCTGTTTTGAATGGATTATCCATATTTGTCTTGATTCCTCCCTCTACAGACTTTCAAAATATGATAAATCAgtctgctttctgttttttttttttttttttgtttgtttgtttgttttttggtgtgcGGATCATATTTTATATTCTGACACTCTTGGTTTCTCAAAGGCAAATTGTTGAGTGTTTTGTCCACTCAGGACTGGCAATTATGAACTGACACATGTGCTTACTGGAACTCCTGTTAATTATGAGCCAGTACAGCCAGTACAGGTCAAAATTTATACCCAAGCCACATGCCAGTGATCAATATTCTGGTATTCTTCAATAAATTGTTCTGAGTGACCAGCCAGTGCAGTAGGCAATTGCCTTCAATATGTTCTAATGTTCTTTAATAGGGAACTTGTTGTATAGAAAGTGACTACTTTTTATAACTAACCTGTCACTGTGCAGCACGAGCAAAAATGTTTCTCTGGATCAGCCGCTGTATTGATTTTAGGTTGATAAAGGAGAGGAGAGACAGGCCTTAATGTGGAGAAGCCTTAGTGCTGCTCTGTCCTCCCTACCTCacgctgcctctctctctctctacctcTTCTGCcctgtcatttctttttctggttttcatagttttatttcgTTTTATTTCCTCCATTGCTGTAAAGTACCATTAAGTATTTAGGCAATAACGCATTGGTAAAAGTTTTGACTCTGTGCCCTTAACACTGAGTGTGACATGATGCATCTAATTAAGTATAAtgggaaaataaataatatttgaaACATTATCCAGACTTTTGTAGGTGAAGATTAAAGTAGGATGATCTTCCTTTTACCTTTTTATTTCACATTCAGATTAGCTGTATAGAGCAGAAACACATACTGCTGAACTGTTCTTCTTGAGTGTGTAGAAGTAAAGACCCATGAAGCGTCTTTGTGGAACATTAATTGTTTTAGTTGCTTGCAATATTTGTGAACTTCAGGGAATTTATAAAATGACTCTTTAGATAAGTTATTTGAAAGAAGCGACAAATAATTACATTGTTGAATGAAATATGATGGGGATTTAATTTTCAcacaaaagatttttttaagctGCTTCGTTCATTAATCTGGCCTTGACCGGTGCCAAGATTTTTCaagtagaaatgtttttgttcttttttttaaaagaaattatttgAAGCAGATAATAAAACTGTTCTACAATATACTCAGCAATAGATGGACTTCTTTTTGTATAATGTGGTATCGTTTACTAGTGTTAATGATTACATCTTTGGTGTCATTGATAAGGACTGATCTACTGTATTGTAAGAGTGGACAACTGTTTGTACTCATGTCGGACTGTATTTGCAGAAAGTATTTTATGAACAATAAAGGTATACAATCATAATTACCAGTCATGTTAATGACAAATAACTACTATTACATCAGTAATCTGTTAGTTTAAAACTGATTCTTATGGATTCCTTttctaaaaatatttagtaAATCTTACATCTGGCGCAAACATTAAAGGGCCACTGAGTATAATTAGGATTTCCTACTAATTAATTAGGATTAACCAGATAATTCTCCATTTTTGAAACATGgtataaataatatttattaaatCCACTTTGGTTTTTATCCATTATGTCCCAAAATGAGTGACAGACTTGATAAAATTAGCGGGAAAGTGTTTACAGACGTTAAGTCAGAAAGCTGGTTTCCCAAAAACCTCTATAGGACCGAAAGTCTTTTTACAAGCAAATCTATCAccatctggtggccttcagATAGAAGGGCAGGTTTAAGGTACATTGACATTAGCTTCATTTTTCCGATCTGGATGCTACGTCCATGCTTTACACTGTAGGTCTGTGTCCTGCAGAATAGTTCCTATGGATTTATCCAGTGGGATAACAAAGGATAAACCCTAGTGCTTTGAGGATCCTGTGACTTTTACAACAAGTAGCTATTGCAGGGTCATCATCACCACAGGCTGTGGGAGATTATGTCTAATTGTTTTTAAACTAAATTTAGTTATAAACCAAAATCTAAAAAGTTGAGGTATTTAAATACCTGCAGCCTCAGCCGCTAGGCACAAAAAGACAGATATGAACAACAACCAAAGTACTCATTCACAGTTTACTACAAAACCGCTGATGCCGGTCATTTTTCTACATGTTCTCACATTTTACGACATATTTACATAAATAGTGCATATTCTGGACAGAGGAAGCAGACTATAAAGAGGGTTTGTATGATAAAGGAGGATAGGGATGGAGGTAGATGATCTGCTATGAcaaaagggagcagctgaaatgggaaattattatatttatatatatttcaacATCCGAGAGTCCCTGGTTCAAATCTCTTTGTAGTTTATGTAAAAATCCGCTATATTAGCTAAACTACCCGCTGTGACAACCCTGCCGCCCTTCCAAGATTTTTTGAGCGTCCCACCTTTAACACCGAGACAGCGCGTTCCATTTTGACCAATCACAGTCTTCAAGTGTTCGGGAAGATCCAATCAGGATTTCGCGCCACTGCTTACGTAACCACTCTCCGTTATCGTATTCGTAAGAGGGGCGGGCCCGCTTCTGCGGCTCCAGGATTTAATCCACGGAAATAAGAGACACTCTGACAGTGTGACACAGAAGTGGACCAACAACATCTGCAAAAATGGTTGAGGCTTTCTGCGCTACATGGAAACTGGTCGACAGCCAGAACTTTGATGACTACATGAAGGCACTCGGTGAGCAAAAAAACGCCTGTTGTACAGttaccgtgatttttttttaaattttttacatttattaaatatttaaacttttattttaaacttttactttatttaaacttttttttgacAGGCGTTGGCTTTGCCACGAGACAAGTGGGTAATGTCACCAAACCAACTGTAGTGATCAGCCAGGATGGAGACAAGGTGGTGGTGAAAACTCAGAGCACCTTCAGGAACACTGAGCTCTCTGCCAAGCTGGGAGAGGAGTTTGATGAGACCACGCCTGATGACCGGCATGTCAAAGTAAGATATGTAAAACTTGAGGGTGTGATCACTGATGATTTCCTTCTGCTGGTccgaaataaaaaaataaaaataaaaaaaggttcttttttttctgctcgtAGTCGACCTTCTCCATGGATGGAGATAAATTTGTGCATGTGCAGAAGTGGGATGGCAAAGAGACCAAGTTTGTCAGAGAAATCAAGGATGGGAAGATGGTGATGGTAAGACCGCCTGTTCTGCTGGGATTACATCAGTTTTTAAGAGGCCTTTGAAAGCATCTTGTTCTGCAGGGAGGCTGGTTTATTTGTAAACCAGCCTCACCTTGTCTTTGCATATATGCAGCAACTCATAACATATGACTGCAACAGACTGAAATACTTGCTGAATAATCAGGTGCTAATGTTAACTGCCAGTCTGTCTaaaacagattttcttttttcttctgcctCCAGACGTTAACCTTTGAAGGAGTCCAGGCTGTCCGCACGTATGAGAAAGCCTAATTTTCAACATCTACTTGAAAGAGCAAATCATTCCAGCTATCAGGAAATGTTGTTTTccttattattattcttattttttaagtaaaaaaagtgttttgacaTTTTGCTGTGATTTGCACTTGTTTGAACATGAGATAAATATTTTGTAAGATCTTTTGTGAAGGCCTCAACAAAAGGGAAAATAAACTTCTGGGCTAAACTTTCTCAATGTCTCAAAGGTTCATCAGAAACAGGACAGACTACTCACTTTTATTTACGGCATTTTTCCTTTGAATGCAATTCCACATTTCTGCTCATATATGTCTGCTTCAATCGTGGGAACAGTCCCCGTCAGAGTCTGTTACAGGTGACAGCTGCAGGGTGACTGTGCAGGCTGGAGCCGACCATGCAGCACCAGCGGCCAGTCTGACCATTGAAATTGCTGTGTGAATGCCCTTTAGTAACCCCCAGATGGTCAGAGATGGCGAGAAGCTagggggagggtgggggtggtgaTGTCACTCGTCTCAAGATAATCCGGTTAAAGTTGTGGTGTCATTACGTAGAAGCATCATTCGATGCTGTGCGGACCAACCGTGACTAAATGC
It encodes the following:
- the fabp7a gene encoding fatty acid binding protein 7, brain, a; translated protein: MVEAFCATWKLVDSQNFDDYMKALGVGFATRQVGNVTKPTVVISQDGDKVVVKTQSTFRNTELSAKLGEEFDETTPDDRHVKSTFSMDGDKFVHVQKWDGKETKFVREIKDGKMVMTLTFEGVQAVRTYEKA